The Terriglobus tenax genome contains a region encoding:
- a CDS encoding ABC transporter permease, with protein MTSAETMTMPQVETEKSVAASRPFYWSLRREFWEHRSLVLAPLVVAAAIVFFAVVRLKFFAMVLAQASDQGQPGGAAVFLLAGVIVGVTSVLTGIFYALDALYGERRDRSILFWKSLPVSDRTVVLAKAAVPLLALPAITFALIAVTHLLLAVIATVGLAVFHVPVGVFWRDLPFFQMELMVLYGLAAMTLWYAPVYGWLLLMSAVAKKMPLAWAVVPIVGAIGIEKFAFRTDYVSEMVQQRLGGAISAAFALGQGPVIGLKDATPGMFLANPHLWTGLAGLAVMLVLTVRLRRLQGPI; from the coding sequence ATGACGAGTGCGGAGACGATGACAATGCCCCAGGTGGAGACGGAGAAGAGTGTGGCTGCTTCGCGGCCGTTCTACTGGTCGCTGCGGCGGGAGTTCTGGGAGCACCGGTCGCTGGTGCTGGCCCCGTTGGTGGTGGCTGCAGCGATTGTTTTCTTTGCGGTGGTGAGGCTGAAGTTCTTCGCCATGGTGCTTGCTCAGGCTTCCGACCAGGGACAGCCGGGAGGCGCGGCGGTGTTTCTGCTGGCCGGTGTGATTGTTGGAGTCACCAGCGTGTTGACGGGGATCTTCTACGCGCTGGATGCGTTGTATGGCGAGCGGCGGGACCGCAGCATCCTGTTCTGGAAGTCGCTGCCGGTCTCGGATCGTACCGTGGTTCTGGCCAAGGCGGCTGTGCCCCTGCTGGCGCTGCCGGCCATCACCTTTGCGTTGATCGCGGTGACCCATCTTCTACTGGCGGTGATTGCGACCGTGGGGCTGGCCGTCTTCCATGTTCCCGTGGGCGTTTTCTGGAGGGACCTGCCGTTCTTCCAGATGGAGTTGATGGTGCTCTATGGGCTGGCCGCGATGACCCTGTGGTATGCCCCGGTGTATGGATGGCTGCTGCTGATGTCCGCCGTAGCCAAAAAGATGCCGCTTGCGTGGGCAGTGGTTCCGATTGTGGGTGCGATCGGGATAGAAAAGTTCGCCTTCCGGACGGACTATGTCTCGGAGATGGTGCAGCAACGGCTGGGTGGGGCGATTTCCGCGGCATTTGCGCTGGGCCAGGGCCCCGTGATCGGGCTGAAGGATGCGACGCCGGGGATGTTTCTGGCGAACCCGCATCTATGGACGGGGCTGGCAGGGCTGGCGGTGATGCTGGTGCTGACGGTCCGTCTGCGGCGGTTGCAGGGGCCGATTTAG
- a CDS encoding ABC transporter ATP-binding protein encodes MNVIEAHGLRKRYGQMPAVDGIELEVPEGRIVGLIGPNGAGKSTTLDAILGMTQVEGNLKVLGLDPWTSRDALMEQVAFIADVAVLPRWLRVDQALEFMAGVHPRFDRAKAQASLAKTNIPARARVKSLSKGMTAQLHLALVMAIDAKLLVLDEPTLGLDILYRKQFYDTLLNDYFDHKRTILVTTHQVEEVQHILTDVLFLQRGRIVFQSSMEAFDSRYVEVMVAPEKLAEARKFTSVAERTVFGRTVLLLEGVDRETAAGLGELRTPGLADVFVAVMTAGGGVQ; translated from the coding sequence ATGAACGTAATTGAGGCACATGGGCTGAGGAAGAGATACGGGCAGATGCCGGCGGTGGATGGCATTGAGCTGGAGGTGCCTGAGGGACGCATTGTCGGTCTGATTGGCCCGAACGGCGCGGGCAAGAGCACGACGCTGGATGCCATTCTGGGGATGACTCAGGTGGAAGGCAACCTGAAGGTGCTGGGGCTGGACCCGTGGACCAGTCGCGATGCGCTGATGGAGCAGGTGGCGTTTATTGCGGATGTGGCAGTGCTTCCGCGCTGGCTGCGGGTGGACCAGGCGCTGGAGTTTATGGCAGGGGTGCATCCGCGGTTTGACCGGGCAAAGGCCCAGGCTTCTCTGGCGAAGACAAATATACCGGCCAGGGCGCGGGTGAAATCGCTGTCCAAGGGTATGACGGCGCAGCTTCATCTGGCTCTGGTGATGGCCATTGACGCGAAGCTGCTGGTGTTGGACGAGCCGACGCTGGGGCTGGACATTCTGTATCGCAAGCAGTTCTATGACACGCTGCTGAACGATTACTTCGACCACAAGCGCACCATTCTGGTGACGACGCACCAGGTGGAAGAGGTGCAGCACATCCTGACCGATGTCCTGTTCCTGCAGCGCGGACGAATCGTCTTCCAATCGTCGATGGAGGCTTTTGACAGCCGGTATGTCGAGGTGATGGTAGCCCCGGAGAAGCTGGCCGAGGCGCGGAAGTTTACATCGGTGGCCGAGCGGACGGTCTTTGGCCGGACGGTGCTGTTGCTGGAGGGAGTCGACCGGGAGACGGCGGCTGGTTTGGGTGAGCTGCGGACGCCAGGGCTTGCGGATGTGTTTGTGGCAGTGATGACGGCTGGTGGAGGTGTGCAATGA
- a CDS encoding GntR family transcriptional regulator: MPPDLYLQEWESQQPIYRQLRDRVAALLLEGGMAVDEALPSVRALALEYRINPLTVQRAYQELVDEGLVESRRGLGMFLRPGAREQLLELERSRFLEQEWPRVVARMERLGLRPADLLRTKEDVR, from the coding sequence ATGCCGCCTGATCTGTATTTGCAAGAGTGGGAGAGCCAGCAGCCGATCTACCGGCAGCTGCGGGACCGTGTTGCCGCGCTTCTGCTGGAGGGCGGCATGGCGGTGGATGAGGCGCTGCCTTCCGTACGGGCGCTGGCGCTGGAGTACCGCATCAATCCGTTGACAGTACAGCGCGCCTACCAGGAACTGGTGGACGAGGGGCTGGTGGAGAGCCGGCGCGGCCTGGGGATGTTTTTGCGGCCCGGCGCCCGTGAGCAGCTTCTGGAGCTGGAGCGGAGCCGTTTTCTGGAACAGGAGTGGCCACGAGTGGTGGCCAGGATGGAACGGCTGGGTCTGCGCCCGGCTGACTTACTGCGCACAAAGGAGGATGTCCGATGA
- a CDS encoding sensor histidine kinase, translating to MRPLGYRLAYIGAILIVLLNSWLAYRSLGVFSGSQSWQTHTLQTLTACEQLLAEIRTAESAARGYVLQADPILEKQYSDAVSSIWKSYDELRTQTQDNPSQQQRLPLVRERIQARLTAIEVGVQLRKAQPDAALPPSQLGLMMADQYKYGGFTVAYAISQVEGEERRLLDMRSAQVTLARRSAYTTFGVATLLDLLFLLLAFYLLGKEATARQQIATQSDEIRSLNADLEQRVQERTQELEASNQELEAFSYSVSHDLRAPLRTIDGFSLALYEDFADKLDDEGRDYINRVRNGVQRMGQLIDALLQLSRVTRSDLVLETTDLAELVRSVVGDVRASDPERDVRFEIPSTPVLAQADPRLLRVAFENLLGNAFKFTSKTPGAVIEFGSLLKDGQAVYFIRDNGAGFDMYYVDRLFTAFQRLHGDRDFKGSGIGLATTLRIIRRHKGRIWAEGKENEGATFYFTLGS from the coding sequence ATGCGTCCCCTTGGTTACCGGCTCGCCTACATCGGCGCCATTCTGATTGTGTTGCTCAACTCCTGGCTTGCCTACCGCTCTCTTGGCGTGTTCTCCGGCAGTCAGAGCTGGCAGACCCATACCCTTCAAACCCTGACTGCATGCGAACAGTTGCTGGCCGAAATCCGCACGGCGGAAAGTGCTGCCCGCGGTTACGTGTTGCAGGCCGACCCTATTCTGGAGAAGCAGTATAGCGACGCCGTCTCCTCCATCTGGAAGAGCTATGATGAGCTTCGCACGCAGACCCAGGACAATCCCAGCCAGCAGCAGCGCCTTCCCCTGGTGCGCGAACGCATCCAGGCCCGGCTGACAGCCATTGAAGTGGGTGTCCAGCTCCGCAAAGCACAGCCGGATGCCGCTCTCCCTCCCTCGCAGCTTGGCCTCATGATGGCCGACCAGTACAAATATGGTGGCTTTACCGTTGCCTACGCCATCAGCCAGGTTGAGGGCGAAGAGCGTCGACTGCTGGATATGCGTTCGGCGCAGGTCACCCTGGCCCGCCGCAGCGCTTACACCACCTTTGGTGTCGCTACCCTGCTGGACCTGCTGTTCCTTCTGCTCGCCTTTTATCTGCTGGGCAAGGAAGCGACGGCCCGCCAGCAGATCGCGACCCAGAGCGACGAGATCCGCAGCCTGAACGCCGACCTGGAGCAGCGCGTACAGGAACGTACGCAGGAGCTTGAGGCCTCCAACCAGGAGCTTGAGGCCTTTTCCTATTCCGTCTCGCATGATCTGCGCGCCCCGCTGCGCACCATTGACGGCTTCTCGCTGGCGCTGTACGAAGACTTTGCCGACAAGCTGGACGACGAAGGCCGCGACTATATCAACCGCGTCCGCAACGGCGTGCAGCGCATGGGGCAACTGATTGACGCCCTTCTGCAGCTCTCGCGTGTGACCCGCTCTGATCTGGTGCTGGAGACCACGGACCTGGCCGAACTGGTGCGCTCCGTGGTGGGCGATGTCCGCGCGTCAGATCCCGAGCGGGACGTCCGTTTCGAGATCCCCTCCACACCGGTGCTGGCGCAGGCGGATCCTCGGCTGCTGCGGGTGGCTTTTGAGAACCTTCTGGGCAATGCCTTCAAGTTCACCTCCAAAACTCCCGGCGCAGTCATCGAGTTCGGCAGCCTGTTGAAGGATGGACAGGCCGTCTATTTCATCCGCGACAACGGTGCGGGTTTCGATATGTACTATGTCGACCGGCTGTTTACCGCCTTCCAGCGACTGCACGGCGACCGCGACTTCAAGGGCTCCGGCATAGGCCTGGCCACTACGCTCCGCATTATCCGCCGCCACAAGGGCCGCATCTGGGCCGAGGGCAAGGAGAATGAAGGCGCTACCTTCTATTTCACCCTTGGCTCATAA
- a CDS encoding response regulator yields MTNTTNSILLVEDDPDHEALAIRALRKANVANQINVARDGAEAIDLIGKFESGELPMPQLILLDLKLPKVQGLDVLKAIRATEKAALLPVVVLTSSDEERDIVSSYRLGVNSYIRKPVNFTDFAEATKQLGMYWLLLNQVPPVA; encoded by the coding sequence ATGACGAACACCACTAACTCGATCCTTCTGGTCGAGGATGATCCGGACCACGAAGCGCTCGCAATCCGCGCTCTGCGCAAGGCCAATGTGGCCAACCAGATCAACGTTGCACGCGACGGTGCGGAGGCGATTGACCTGATTGGCAAGTTTGAGTCCGGCGAACTGCCCATGCCGCAACTGATCCTGCTGGACCTGAAGCTGCCCAAGGTGCAGGGCCTGGATGTCCTGAAGGCCATCCGCGCCACGGAAAAGGCAGCTCTGCTGCCCGTCGTCGTCCTCACCTCTTCGGATGAAGAGCGCGACATCGTCAGCTCCTACCGCCTGGGCGTCAACAGCTACATTCGTAAGCCGGTCAATTTCACCGACTTTGCCGAGGCTACCAAGCAGCTTGGCATGTATTGGCTGCTGCTGAACCAGGTACCTCCAGTCGCATAA
- a CDS encoding hybrid sensor histidine kinase/response regulator, with the protein MNSPQTNITPPVEARRRLRVLVVEDYEPDALLLRRHLNRAGYDLEMRRIETREQMREALHDGAWDLVIADYTLPSFGARDALAMLQASGMDLPFIIVSGTISEESAVSAMRAGAHDYVLKGNLERLLPAIERELADADARREKLRTSAELKALESRFSATFNQAAVGMAHISLDGRWILANQRLRDMVGQTAEGLEATGFYDLLLPAAERDEDREIVLEDLLSRKVPSLRVEKRLRHRDGHAVDVQLTISVLQPDPSETESLSLVIEDISARKADARERADLVKRLINSERLASAGRMANTLAHEINNPLEALTNVLYLLQTHQDLPEDLRDLVSMGARELDRVGHITRTTLSFYRGNTSAGHALNKLIGEVLQIFASRAEGSQVQIITDLHPSTSGATFALSLRQVFANLIGNAIEAMSGTGGTLTIRSRETRTCAIVTIADTGPGIAQAHISQIFEPFFTTKGERGTGLGLWVTRGIVEESGGTLSLRTSTDAKHRGTTMRIALPLKS; encoded by the coding sequence GTGAACTCACCGCAGACCAACATCACGCCGCCTGTCGAAGCCCGCAGGCGGCTCCGTGTCCTCGTAGTCGAAGACTACGAGCCTGACGCCCTGTTGCTGCGCCGCCACCTGAACCGCGCCGGCTATGACCTGGAGATGCGCCGCATTGAGACGCGCGAGCAGATGCGAGAGGCCCTGCATGACGGCGCATGGGACCTGGTGATTGCCGACTACACCCTGCCGAGCTTTGGCGCGCGCGATGCCTTGGCCATGCTGCAGGCCAGCGGAATGGACCTGCCGTTCATCATCGTCTCCGGCACCATCAGTGAAGAGTCCGCCGTCAGCGCCATGCGCGCCGGAGCGCACGACTATGTCCTGAAGGGCAACCTGGAACGCCTGCTGCCCGCCATTGAACGCGAACTGGCCGATGCCGACGCCCGCCGCGAAAAGCTTCGCACGTCCGCCGAACTCAAGGCGCTGGAATCACGCTTCTCCGCCACCTTCAACCAGGCGGCCGTGGGCATGGCTCATATCTCGCTGGATGGCCGATGGATCCTGGCCAACCAGCGCCTCCGCGACATGGTTGGACAAACAGCGGAAGGGCTGGAAGCCACCGGTTTTTATGACCTGCTGCTGCCCGCCGCCGAACGCGACGAAGACCGCGAGATCGTGCTCGAAGATCTGCTGTCGCGCAAGGTTCCCAGTCTGCGGGTGGAGAAGCGGTTACGCCACCGGGACGGCCACGCCGTCGATGTGCAACTTACCATCTCGGTACTGCAGCCGGACCCCAGCGAGACCGAGTCGCTGTCGCTGGTGATTGAAGATATCTCCGCCCGCAAGGCCGATGCCCGCGAGCGCGCCGACCTGGTCAAACGGCTGATCAACTCGGAACGGCTTGCCTCCGCCGGACGCATGGCCAACACCCTGGCGCATGAGATCAATAATCCGCTGGAAGCGCTGACCAACGTGCTGTACCTGCTGCAGACCCACCAGGATCTCCCGGAAGACCTTCGCGATCTTGTCAGCATGGGTGCCCGCGAACTGGACCGTGTGGGTCACATCACACGCACCACGCTCAGCTTCTACCGCGGCAACACCAGCGCGGGCCATGCGCTCAACAAGCTGATCGGCGAGGTGCTGCAGATCTTCGCCTCGCGCGCTGAAGGTTCGCAGGTACAGATCATCACCGATCTGCACCCTTCCACCTCTGGCGCAACCTTTGCCCTGTCGCTGCGGCAGGTCTTCGCCAACCTGATCGGCAATGCGATTGAAGCGATGTCCGGCACCGGCGGGACGCTCACCATCCGCTCGCGCGAGACCCGTACCTGCGCAATTGTCACCATCGCTGACACCGGCCCAGGCATCGCTCAGGCGCATATCTCGCAGATCTTCGAGCCCTTCTTCACCACCAAGGGCGAACGCGGCACCGGCCTGGGCCTGTGGGTCACGCGTGGCATCGTGGAAGAGTCTGGCGGAACGCTTTCCCTGCGCACCAGCACGGATGCGAAGCATCGTGGAACAACGATGCGGATTGCCTTGCCTCTGAAGAGCTAA
- a CDS encoding nicotinate phosphoribosyltransferase, translating to MILNLARRAHNHNWALDPIVRSLLDTDFYKLLMLQYIWKHFRGVQVTFSVMNRQPAVRLAEQIDIDELRAQLEHVRGLRLKKSELVWLAGNTFYGVRGIFEPAFLDWLENEFQLPDFVLDVVDGQVKLEFSGEWAQVTLWEIYALSILSEMKTRYGLRGLNELELDILYARAKTRLWEKIERMRGVDGLRIADFGTRRRHSFLWHEYVVNAMHSTLGPCFTGTSNTYLAYKHDMEAIGTNAHELPMALAAMANNDEELLQSQYKVLELWQQTYGGALLVLLPDTYGSTQFFRNAPDWVAAWTGLRIDSKDPFAAGEEYITWLRQRGQEVGRKRLIASDGLDVEEILALHQRFHGRIRFSAGWGTLLTNDFRDCHPRGEQELEPLGLICKLQTANGRPAVKLSDNYQKATGQAEEVARYRKVFGVEGVANVPVIV from the coding sequence ATGATTCTGAACCTTGCGCGGCGGGCGCATAACCACAACTGGGCTCTGGACCCGATCGTCCGCTCGCTGCTGGACACTGACTTCTACAAGCTGCTGATGCTGCAGTACATCTGGAAGCACTTTCGTGGTGTCCAGGTCACCTTCTCGGTGATGAATCGTCAGCCCGCGGTACGTCTGGCCGAACAGATCGACATTGATGAGCTGCGCGCGCAACTGGAACATGTCCGCGGGCTTCGCTTGAAGAAGAGCGAACTCGTATGGCTGGCCGGCAATACCTTCTACGGCGTACGCGGCATCTTCGAGCCCGCTTTCCTGGACTGGCTCGAGAACGAGTTCCAACTGCCCGACTTTGTGCTCGATGTCGTCGACGGCCAGGTGAAGCTTGAATTCTCCGGCGAGTGGGCCCAGGTCACGCTGTGGGAGATCTACGCGCTCTCCATCCTCAGCGAAATGAAGACCCGCTACGGCCTGCGCGGTCTGAATGAACTGGAGCTCGACATTCTGTATGCCCGCGCCAAGACGCGGCTGTGGGAGAAGATTGAGCGCATGCGTGGCGTCGATGGCCTGCGCATCGCAGACTTCGGCACGCGCCGTCGTCACAGTTTCCTGTGGCATGAGTATGTGGTCAACGCGATGCACTCCACGCTGGGCCCGTGCTTTACCGGCACATCCAACACCTACCTTGCCTACAAGCACGACATGGAGGCCATCGGCACCAACGCGCACGAGCTGCCCATGGCGCTGGCCGCAATGGCAAACAATGACGAAGAGCTGTTGCAGTCGCAGTACAAGGTGCTGGAGCTGTGGCAGCAGACCTACGGCGGAGCCCTGCTGGTGCTGCTGCCCGATACCTACGGCAGCACGCAGTTCTTTCGCAACGCTCCGGACTGGGTGGCCGCATGGACCGGCCTGCGCATCGACAGCAAAGATCCTTTTGCCGCTGGCGAAGAGTACATCACCTGGCTGCGGCAACGCGGGCAGGAGGTTGGCCGCAAGCGCCTGATCGCCAGCGACGGACTCGACGTGGAGGAGATTCTCGCGCTGCACCAGCGCTTCCATGGCCGAATCCGCTTCAGCGCAGGCTGGGGCACTCTGCTGACCAACGACTTCCGCGACTGCCATCCGCGCGGCGAGCAGGAACTGGAGCCGCTGGGCCTGATCTGCAAGCTGCAAACCGCGAACGGACGGCCCGCCGTGAAGCTGAGCGACAACTACCAGAAGGCTACCGGACAGGCCGAAGAGGTCGCACGCTATCGCAAAGTCTTCGGAGTGGAAGGCGTCGCCAACGTACCGGTCATTGTGTAG
- the arr gene encoding NAD(+)--rifampin ADP-ribosyltransferase — MSETGSMFRQQFFHGTRADLAHGDLIVTGYRCNFGDGTPLSWVYCSATLDAAIWGAELAVGDGRERIYLVEPTGPIVDDPNLTDKKFPGNPTLSYRTRDPLRVVGEVTKWQGHSPEQLQQMRTGLERLKRQGGARIID; from the coding sequence ATGTCAGAAACCGGAAGCATGTTTCGTCAGCAGTTCTTCCACGGAACCCGTGCCGATCTGGCGCACGGCGATCTGATTGTCACAGGCTACCGATGCAACTTTGGAGACGGCACTCCCTTATCGTGGGTGTACTGCTCGGCCACTCTGGATGCCGCGATCTGGGGCGCTGAGCTTGCCGTGGGAGACGGGCGCGAAAGGATCTACCTGGTGGAGCCGACAGGACCGATTGTCGATGACCCGAACCTGACGGACAAGAAGTTTCCCGGTAATCCAACGCTTTCCTACCGCACGCGCGATCCGCTGCGCGTTGTCGGCGAGGTAACGAAGTGGCAGGGGCATTCGCCTGAGCAGCTGCAACAGATGAGAACGGGGCTTGAACGCCTGAAACGCCAGGGAGGCGCCAGGATTATCGACTAA
- a CDS encoding dihydrofolate reductase family protein, whose product MARIRGYIASSLDDYIADQDGSLDWLFKYDGMDLGEHDYRLFAESIRTVVMGRDTYDFIAAQPAPWAYEGKRVIVVTSRPISSPAGELETRDNVEALIDELRALNDGDVWMLGGGRLQSAFLQRGALDDIEIYVMPEIIGGGTPLFPSTGLCLSPKLAEAKPLDKGCVYMRYVFS is encoded by the coding sequence ATGGCCCGAATTCGAGGCTACATTGCCTCAAGCCTGGACGACTACATCGCAGATCAAGACGGAAGTCTCGACTGGCTCTTCAAGTATGACGGTATGGATCTGGGCGAGCATGACTATCGCTTATTTGCCGAATCGATTCGTACCGTAGTCATGGGTCGCGATACGTACGATTTCATTGCCGCCCAGCCCGCCCCCTGGGCCTATGAGGGGAAGCGGGTCATCGTCGTAACCTCCCGTCCAATCTCCTCTCCGGCCGGCGAACTGGAGACCAGAGACAACGTGGAAGCCCTGATCGACGAGTTGAGAGCACTCAACGACGGCGACGTCTGGATGCTTGGTGGTGGCAGGCTTCAATCGGCCTTCCTGCAGAGAGGCGCACTCGATGACATTGAAATCTATGTCATGCCTGAAATTATCGGCGGAGGAACGCCCCTCTTTCCATCGACAGGCCTATGTCTCTCACCAAAACTGGCGGAGGCAAAGCCCCTGGATAAAGGGTGCGTCTACATGCGATATGTCTTTTCTTGA
- a CDS encoding CTP synthase C-terminal region-related (seleno)protein, with protein MKHLRIGILGDFSEANPTHLATNYGLQHAASHLGCIVEPVWLATDQSHDLAAYDALFCSPGSPYRSLQGALNGVRYAREHNVPMIGTCGGFQHILLEYARNILHVEDAAHAESDPYASRLVITPLSCSLAGKTMEVSFQPGTLAAAAYGAGAAEENFYCNFGLNPEYEPQLEAAGLRISGRDQLNEARVVELPTHPFYVGTLFVPQARSTPQNAHPLLVAYLQAAAQRVI; from the coding sequence ATGAAGCACCTGCGCATCGGCATTCTCGGCGACTTCAGTGAAGCGAACCCAACCCATCTGGCCACCAACTATGGACTGCAGCATGCCGCGTCCCATCTCGGCTGCATTGTGGAGCCTGTGTGGCTTGCGACCGATCAGTCGCACGATCTCGCGGCGTATGACGCACTGTTCTGCTCGCCCGGAAGTCCGTACCGCAGCCTGCAGGGCGCGCTCAACGGGGTCCGCTATGCACGCGAACACAACGTTCCTATGATCGGCACCTGCGGCGGCTTTCAGCACATACTTCTGGAATACGCACGCAATATCCTGCACGTTGAAGACGCCGCCCACGCGGAGAGCGATCCGTATGCCTCGCGGCTTGTCATTACTCCGCTCTCCTGCTCGCTGGCCGGCAAAACCATGGAGGTCAGCTTCCAGCCCGGCACACTGGCCGCGGCCGCTTACGGCGCCGGCGCAGCCGAAGAGAACTTCTACTGCAACTTCGGCCTGAACCCGGAGTACGAGCCACAGCTCGAAGCCGCCGGCCTGCGTATTTCCGGCCGCGACCAGCTCAACGAAGCCCGTGTCGTCGAACTGCCCACGCACCCGTTCTACGTGGGCACCCTCTTTGTGCCGCAGGCGCGTTCCACGCCGCAAAACGCACACCCGCTGCTGGTGGCCTATCTGCAGGCCGCCGCACAGCGGGTGATCTAG
- the rpsD gene encoding 30S ribosomal protein S4, giving the protein MSHRTKWKMQRALGLELPGLGKPGALEKRNYPPGQHGRDRKHKISEFGAQLREKQKLIFHYGLREEQLRRFVRVAKRVQQGGNWAEALVGLLERRLDNVVFRLGFARSIAQARQLVSHGHVLVNGKRVTIGSYVLRVGDFIRLTEKAGGEMTEDARTSPRLNLPSYLQFAAEGTNTHGTVLSIPGNEHIPFEFNLRQVAEYYAKRGV; this is encoded by the coding sequence ATGAGCCATCGGACAAAGTGGAAGATGCAGCGGGCATTAGGACTGGAGCTGCCTGGGCTGGGCAAGCCCGGAGCCCTGGAGAAGCGGAACTATCCGCCCGGACAGCACGGGCGCGACCGCAAACACAAGATCTCAGAGTTTGGAGCGCAACTGCGGGAGAAGCAGAAGCTGATCTTCCATTACGGCCTGCGCGAGGAACAGCTTCGCCGCTTTGTGCGCGTGGCCAAGCGCGTGCAGCAGGGCGGCAACTGGGCTGAGGCGCTGGTGGGCCTTCTGGAGCGCCGGCTGGACAACGTGGTCTTCCGTCTCGGCTTTGCGCGGTCCATCGCGCAGGCCCGGCAACTGGTAAGCCACGGGCATGTGCTGGTGAACGGCAAGCGCGTCACCATTGGCAGCTATGTGCTGCGCGTGGGCGACTTCATCCGGCTGACGGAGAAGGCTGGCGGCGAGATGACCGAGGATGCACGCACCAGCCCGCGCCTGAACCTGCCCAGCTATCTGCAGTTCGCCGCCGAAGGGACCAACACGCACGGGACGGTCCTGTCGATTCCCGGCAACGAACATATTCCGTTTGAGTTCAACCTTCGCCAGGTGGCGGAGTACTACGCCAAGCGAGGAGTGTAG